Proteins found in one Zea mays cultivar B73 chromosome 1, Zm-B73-REFERENCE-NAM-5.0, whole genome shotgun sequence genomic segment:
- the LOC100278083 gene encoding uncharacterized protein LOC100278083 precursor, protein MAASSKVVCACILIVLVISSHADARRLVAATCNGTEGGACKGGIFVQGYAGLSARQKMAATATSTEQVVGGGGEGMPATTTDSRPTAPGNSPGIGNKGKINN, encoded by the coding sequence ATGGCGGCCAGTTCCAAGGTCGTGTGCGCATGCATTCTCATCGTTCTCGTCATCTCAAGCCACGCCGACGCGAGGCGGCTGGTGGCGGCGACGTGCAACGGAACGGAAGGCGGAGCATGCAAGGGTGGCATCTTCGTCCAAGGATATGCAGGCCTCAGTGCAAGGCAGAAAATGGCGGCCACTGCAACGAGCACTGAGCaggtcgtcggcggcggcggcgaaggcATGCCGGCGACCACCACGGACTCCCGGCCTACGGCTCCCGGCAACAGCCCCGGTATTGGCAACAAAGGGAAGATCAACAACTAG